One region of Pyramidobacter sp. YE332 genomic DNA includes:
- a CDS encoding RraA family protein encodes MIINPSVVTLSNEELAAIEEAEPATIGHFRNFGFNTAPLFISLPGKRFTGRAVTVKLASNDSTLLHKVTEMVGPGDVLVIDRAGDQQYAALGGVVSWALHISGVEGVIVDGAATDIEEIREMGLVVLYRRLSAITTRLFGLDGEINTTVSCCGVTVNPGDIIVADENGFVALPAGEAAAVCKKAIEIQNAEPGKKDRIAKGEHMADVTRAGALIKEYFEKNAK; translated from the coding sequence ATGATCATCAATCCCAGCGTTGTCACTCTGTCCAATGAGGAACTTGCCGCCATCGAGGAGGCCGAACCGGCGACAATCGGGCACTTCCGCAATTTCGGCTTTAACACTGCGCCGCTTTTTATCTCCCTCCCGGGCAAAAGGTTTACCGGGCGCGCCGTGACCGTCAAGCTGGCGTCCAATGATTCCACCCTGCTGCACAAAGTCACCGAAATGGTCGGCCCCGGCGACGTGCTTGTGATCGACCGCGCCGGAGACCAGCAGTACGCCGCTTTGGGCGGAGTGGTTTCCTGGGCGCTGCACATCAGCGGTGTAGAAGGAGTCATCGTCGACGGAGCCGCCACCGACATCGAAGAGATCCGCGAGATGGGGCTGGTCGTATTGTATCGCCGTCTGTCAGCCATCACCACGCGCCTGTTCGGTCTTGACGGCGAGATCAACACGACCGTCAGTTGCTGCGGCGTAACGGTCAATCCCGGCGACATCATCGTGGCCGACGAAAACGGTTTCGTGGCGCTTCCCGCCGGCGAGGCCGCGGCTGTTTGCAAGAAAGCCATCGAGATTCAGAACGCCGAGCCCGGCAAAAAGGATCGCATTGCCAAGGGCGAACATATGGCCGACGTGACTCGCGCCGGCGCTCTGATCAAAGAATATTTCGAGAAAAACGCCAAATAA
- a CDS encoding carbon-nitrogen hydrolase family protein: MSKFLMAVLQIDSQADKKANLDKVGRFIDEAASHGARFVAMAENIHYCGPKDGVFASAEPIPGPMSEFFAAKAKQHRIWLHCGSIGEVVPGESRLYNTTLLYNPRGDLAARYEKIHMYDVEIENGPSTRESDTKKPGHKIVVVDTEFCKVGLSICYDMRFPEMYRIMALQGAKVMFVPANYTLFTGKDHWECILKTRAIENQCYVVAPAQIGKKPAFQAYGRSMIINPWGVTVACAEDRETIIYAEIDPDYVNQIREQLPSLKNRQPGAYVWPAE, from the coding sequence ATGAGCAAATTTTTAATGGCCGTGCTGCAGATCGACTCGCAGGCCGATAAGAAAGCCAATCTCGACAAGGTCGGCCGTTTTATCGACGAAGCGGCGTCTCATGGCGCGCGGTTCGTCGCCATGGCGGAGAACATTCACTACTGCGGCCCAAAGGATGGCGTCTTCGCCAGCGCCGAACCGATTCCCGGGCCGATGAGCGAATTTTTCGCCGCCAAGGCCAAGCAGCACAGGATCTGGCTGCACTGCGGCAGTATCGGCGAAGTCGTTCCCGGCGAGAGCAGGCTCTACAACACGACGCTGCTTTACAATCCTCGGGGAGATCTGGCCGCCCGCTACGAGAAGATCCACATGTACGACGTGGAGATCGAGAACGGGCCTTCCACGCGCGAGTCGGACACGAAAAAACCGGGGCATAAGATCGTCGTCGTCGACACCGAGTTCTGCAAAGTGGGGCTGTCGATCTGCTACGACATGCGCTTCCCCGAAATGTACCGCATCATGGCCCTTCAAGGCGCGAAGGTGATGTTCGTGCCAGCCAACTACACGCTGTTCACGGGCAAGGACCACTGGGAATGCATCCTCAAAACCCGCGCCATCGAGAATCAATGCTACGTGGTCGCTCCCGCTCAGATCGGCAAGAAGCCGGCGTTCCAGGCTTACGGCCGTTCCATGATCATCAATCCCTGGGGCGTTACGGTCGCCTGCGCCGAAGACCGCGAAACGATCATCTACGCCGAGATCGATCCCGATTATGTAAATCAGATCCGCGAACAGCTGCCCAGCCTCAAAAACCGGCAGCCGGGCGCTTACGTATGGCCGGCTGAGTGA
- a CDS encoding TRAP transporter substrate-binding protein — translation MLKRIALSLLCVCAAMNAVPSEAATKLRLGNKMIEDHYESQALKMMAENVKTRTNGEVEIQCYFGEVLGDNKKQIENMVRGVQDFYADGYGYYDMYSPLVRVSSLPYLFRDNEHYRRFLLSDVEKEIEEPLLKKAGLRVVDRKRNWLRGPFRVIASRKPIRSLEDLQGLKLRMNSNPTSVKAWEALGCAVTVIPYSETYLALKQGTVDAVTCPVVDAYFQKFCEVAPYLTVTNEYPQQVAVVMNDRKFQRLTAEQQEILLDEVDKAGDYVTEQANKRSAEIIELMKKEYNVEIIEVDLAPWRAKMDGFLEELENSNYIPKGFAERIRAIQ, via the coding sequence ATGCTAAAACGTATCGCTCTGTCCCTGCTTTGCGTCTGCGCCGCCATGAACGCCGTTCCTTCCGAAGCCGCGACGAAACTTCGCCTCGGCAACAAGATGATCGAGGATCACTACGAGAGCCAGGCTTTGAAGATGATGGCCGAGAACGTAAAAACCCGTACCAACGGCGAAGTGGAGATTCAATGTTACTTCGGCGAAGTTCTCGGCGACAACAAGAAACAGATCGAGAACATGGTCCGCGGCGTACAGGATTTCTACGCCGACGGCTACGGCTATTACGATATGTACTCGCCCCTCGTGCGCGTGTCCTCGCTGCCCTACTTATTTCGCGACAACGAGCACTATCGGCGTTTTCTGCTCAGCGACGTCGAGAAAGAAATCGAGGAGCCCCTGCTCAAGAAAGCGGGACTTCGCGTCGTCGACAGGAAGCGCAACTGGCTGCGCGGTCCTTTCCGGGTCATCGCCTCGCGCAAACCGATCCGCTCGCTGGAAGACCTTCAGGGACTGAAACTGCGCATGAACTCCAACCCCACCAGCGTCAAGGCATGGGAAGCCCTTGGCTGCGCCGTCACCGTCATTCCTTATTCCGAGACGTATCTCGCCCTCAAACAGGGAACAGTGGATGCCGTCACGTGCCCGGTCGTCGACGCCTATTTTCAAAAATTCTGCGAAGTCGCTCCCTACCTGACCGTCACGAACGAATACCCTCAGCAGGTCGCCGTGGTCATGAACGACCGTAAATTCCAGCGTTTGACAGCGGAACAGCAGGAAATCCTTCTCGACGAAGTCGACAAAGCCGGCGACTACGTGACCGAACAGGCCAACAAACGCAGCGCCGAGATCATCGAACTCATGAAAAAAGAATACAACGTCGAGATCATCGAAGTCGATCTCGCCCCATGGAGAGCGAAGATGGACGGCTTTCTCGAAGAACTCGAGAACAGCAACTATATCCCCAAAGGATTTGCCGAACGTATCCGCGCCATCCAGTAA
- a CDS encoding TRAP transporter small permease subunit, protein MAKKIAKIIDWILALNGCLMIATATLQIVSRMMGRPVAWTVELLTFLGLFSIIPGVASHFLKNTETRVGIIVDYLPRTLRRLTEFAINAACVVFGFILLYATYDYTGLVGMGTPEQYLPFPPETNLLPVYLLSFAVIWNGLYNLHRIAVGKIEKSGPAPEGGER, encoded by the coding sequence GTGGCTAAGAAGATCGCAAAAATCATCGACTGGATTCTCGCCCTGAACGGCTGCCTCATGATCGCAACGGCCACGCTCCAGATCGTTTCACGCATGATGGGGCGTCCTGTCGCGTGGACGGTGGAACTGCTGACGTTTTTGGGTTTGTTCTCCATCATTCCCGGCGTCGCCTCGCATTTCCTCAAGAACACCGAGACCCGGGTCGGCATTATCGTGGACTATCTCCCCCGTACGCTGCGGCGTCTTACTGAATTTGCCATCAACGCCGCCTGCGTCGTTTTCGGCTTTATCCTGCTGTACGCCACCTACGACTACACCGGCCTTGTCGGCATGGGCACGCCCGAACAGTACCTTCCCTTCCCGCCCGAGACCAACTTGCTGCCCGTCTATCTGCTGAGTTTTGCCGTCATTTGGAACGGCCTGTACAACCTGCACCGCATCGCCGTCGGTAAAATTGAAAAATCCGGTCCTGCGCCCGAAGGAGGAGAGCGGTAA
- a CDS encoding TRAP transporter large permease, which produces MVSVGLISTLIMMLFLKAPVIVAMGTSVAVGCWLGDLPLYLIAQGIIDGSMSWSLLSIFFFMMAGNIMGVCGVADQIFSFANACVGHWPGGLAHVNCLCSMVFAGISGAAAADCAALGPIEIKSMTDKGYDLRYSTGITLASSMVGPIIPPSVFFIMFGVVTNTSIAKLFIAGIVPGVVISLALMLVCARISIRRPDIFPRGSYTPMKERWRIFKKSVWSLLAPVIIVIGMTSGSVSPTEAGVVAVLYSLLLGVIYRTLKWNALWNAVRDSMIMAASSLILFGFASTMSYILTMEMLPTKLATLILSLTQNKYLVLFLIDLLLLVLGCFMSASSAMILLTPILLPLMEKLGVSTIQLGVLMCFALTIGIATPPVGMGLYILADITHQKIEEVFEGFMPFFPALVVMLIVLTLVPQISTWLPNLLMP; this is translated from the coding sequence ATGGTATCCGTCGGTCTTATTTCAACGCTGATCATGATGCTGTTCCTCAAAGCGCCGGTCATTGTCGCCATGGGTACGTCGGTCGCCGTGGGCTGTTGGCTGGGAGACTTGCCGCTGTATCTGATCGCGCAGGGCATCATCGACGGTTCCATGTCCTGGAGCCTTCTGTCCATTTTCTTCTTCATGATGGCCGGCAACATCATGGGCGTCTGCGGCGTCGCCGATCAGATCTTCAGCTTCGCCAATGCCTGCGTGGGGCACTGGCCCGGCGGACTGGCGCACGTCAACTGTCTGTGTTCCATGGTCTTCGCCGGCATTTCCGGCGCGGCCGCCGCTGACTGCGCCGCGCTCGGGCCGATCGAGATCAAGTCCATGACCGACAAGGGATATGACTTGAGATACAGCACCGGCATCACGCTGGCGTCATCCATGGTCGGGCCGATCATCCCGCCCAGCGTGTTCTTTATCATGTTCGGCGTCGTTACCAACACGTCCATCGCCAAACTGTTCATCGCCGGCATTGTTCCCGGCGTCGTCATCAGCCTGGCGCTGATGCTTGTCTGCGCGCGCATCTCCATCAGACGGCCCGACATTTTTCCGCGCGGCAGTTACACCCCTATGAAGGAACGTTGGCGCATCTTCAAAAAATCGGTATGGTCGCTGCTGGCTCCCGTTATTATCGTCATCGGCATGACCTCCGGTTCCGTCAGCCCCACCGAAGCCGGCGTCGTGGCCGTACTTTACTCGCTGCTGCTGGGCGTCATTTACCGCACGCTGAAGTGGAACGCGCTGTGGAACGCCGTCAGAGATTCGATGATCATGGCCGCCTCGAGCCTGATCCTGTTCGGTTTCGCCTCCACCATGTCCTACATTCTCACCATGGAGATGCTGCCCACAAAACTAGCGACGCTGATCCTCAGCCTGACGCAGAACAAGTACCTCGTGCTTTTTCTGATCGATCTGCTGCTTCTGGTTCTGGGCTGTTTCATGTCCGCTTCCAGCGCCATGATCCTGCTCACGCCCATCCTTCTGCCCTTGATGGAAAAACTCGGCGTCAGCACGATCCAGCTGGGAGTGTTGATGTGTTTCGCCCTCACTATCGGCATCGCCACTCCGCCCGTCGGCATGGGACTGTATATCCTTGCAGACATCACGCACCAGAAGATCGAAGAGGTTTTCGAAGGCTTCATGCCCTTCTTCCCCGCGCTGGTCGTCATGCTCATCGTGCTGACGCTGGTGCCGCAGATTTCCACCTGGTTGCCCAATCTGCTGATGCCCTAG
- a CDS encoding nucleotide pyrophosphohydrolase, whose product MTDNDSLRALSDRLRSFCEERDWDQFHNPKDLAIGIATEAGELLEIFRFMSAEQQAELLAGVETRGHIEDELADVFFFVLRFAQMNGIDLGRALERKMAKNARKYPADQCRGDNRKR is encoded by the coding sequence ATGACGGACAACGACAGCCTGCGCGCCTTGAGCGACCGGCTGCGCAGTTTCTGCGAAGAACGCGACTGGGATCAGTTCCACAATCCCAAAGACCTGGCCATCGGCATCGCCACCGAGGCCGGCGAACTGCTGGAGATCTTCCGCTTCATGAGCGCGGAGCAGCAGGCAGAGCTGCTGGCCGGAGTCGAAACGCGCGGGCACATCGAGGACGAGCTGGCCGACGTGTTCTTTTTCGTGCTGCGCTTCGCGCAGATGAACGGCATCGACCTCGGCCGCGCGCTGGAACGCAAAATGGCGAAAAACGCGCGCAAGTACCCGGCGGACCAGTGCCGCGGCGACAACCGCAAACGGTGA
- a CDS encoding Type 1 glutamine amidotransferase-like domain-containing protein, protein MKKLFLTSYFAGTVEAFKEFEKDNVEGKKVTFIPTAGNVEEYTGYIEEARELLAKMGYEVDSLDISSLDEKTLTNRILESHFLYVSGGNTFYLLQEIKRKNLVEVMRRMIENGIPYVGESAGAIITAPNIEYNQLMDDKEKGNELKSYESLGIVNFYVVPHYKEFPFEESAELTLRTYKEKLALKPLNNSEAIIVIDNNCRVVGK, encoded by the coding sequence ATGAAGAAGCTGTTTTTAACTTCATATTTTGCCGGCACAGTTGAAGCCTTTAAGGAGTTCGAGAAGGACAACGTTGAGGGGAAAAAAGTGACTTTCATTCCGACAGCAGGTAATGTCGAAGAATATACGGGATACATAGAAGAAGCTCGAGAGCTCCTCGCAAAGATGGGATATGAAGTAGATTCTCTCGATATCTCCAGTCTGGACGAAAAAACGCTCACCAACAGAATTTTGGAAAGTCATTTCCTGTATGTCTCGGGCGGTAACACCTTCTATCTCTTGCAGGAGATAAAAAGGAAGAATCTTGTCGAAGTGATGCGTAGAATGATTGAGAACGGAATCCCCTACGTTGGGGAATCAGCGGGAGCAATCATAACTGCCCCGAACATAGAATACAATCAGCTGATGGATGATAAAGAAAAGGGCAATGAACTGAAATCTTATGAGTCATTGGGGATCGTTAATTTCTATGTGGTTCCCCACTACAAGGAATTCCCGTTCGAGGAATCGGCCGAACTGACACTTCGCACGTACAAAGAAAAATTGGCTCTGAAGCCTTTGAATAACAGCGAGGCAATTATTGTGATCGACAACAATTGCCGAGTTGTGGGGAAATAG
- a CDS encoding nuclear transport factor 2 family protein, whose translation MEIRDFWKATLGQDAASMRRFFAPGACVFWHNTNEAFSAEEFIEVNCEYPGAWDGEVERVERIGGLIVTALRVFAAGGGPSFHVVSFFRVQDGKIVSIDEYWGDDGAPPQWRLDKKIGRAIK comes from the coding sequence ATGGAAATACGCGATTTCTGGAAGGCGACGCTGGGGCAGGACGCCGCCTCCATGCGGAGGTTCTTCGCGCCCGGCGCCTGCGTGTTCTGGCACAACACGAACGAAGCGTTCAGCGCCGAAGAGTTCATCGAGGTCAACTGCGAATATCCCGGCGCGTGGGACGGCGAAGTGGAACGGGTCGAACGGATCGGCGGGCTGATCGTCACGGCGCTCCGCGTCTTCGCCGCGGGAGGCGGCCCGTCCTTTCACGTCGTCTCTTTCTTCCGCGTGCAAGACGGCAAAATCGTCTCCATCGACGAGTACTGGGGCGACGACGGCGCGCCGCCGCAGTGGCGGCTGGACAAAAAAATCGGCAGAGCCATAAAATAA
- a CDS encoding aminotransferase class I/II-fold pyridoxal phosphate-dependent enzyme, protein MVKILDFSVRANPLGTPEAIKTALTAAIREQCDAPVDPDFTALRQTIALRHGVQSGQIAVSQREEELIALLAASAGGARRALLPVPCPRSYERVLKRCGLDVKSFALPLKHNYRIPRGALAEALDGCDLLILGNPSFPSAALMPPAELLSELDRWLAGGGWLILDERAVDFTYGSITNSLWSGVRREPRAALIRSFTDSLALSLCPLSYAVGGEGWISALRARQFAPALSPLAHYLAPALERIMPFRSSTVDVVTRLMPRLIGRLRRISGLRPLPSDANWVLCRLERDDITAPELAAQLRRRSILILPCIDERHFTLGLRVPIETDRFIKAAREILMPKTKA, encoded by the coding sequence GTGGTCAAAATTCTCGATTTCAGCGTGCGGGCCAATCCGCTCGGCACGCCGGAAGCCATCAAAACGGCGCTGACGGCCGCCATTCGCGAACAGTGCGACGCGCCCGTCGACCCCGACTTCACCGCGCTGCGCCAGACCATCGCGCTGCGCCACGGCGTGCAGAGCGGACAGATCGCCGTCTCGCAGCGCGAAGAGGAGCTGATCGCGCTGCTCGCCGCCAGCGCCGGCGGAGCGCGCCGCGCGCTGCTGCCCGTGCCGTGCCCGCGTTCGTACGAGCGCGTCCTGAAACGCTGCGGCCTGGACGTGAAAAGTTTCGCGCTGCCGCTCAAGCACAATTACCGCATTCCCCGCGGCGCGCTGGCCGAAGCGCTGGACGGCTGCGACCTGCTCATCCTCGGCAATCCCTCCTTTCCGTCCGCCGCCCTCATGCCGCCCGCCGAGCTGCTGTCCGAACTCGACCGCTGGCTGGCCGGCGGCGGCTGGCTGATCCTCGACGAACGGGCCGTCGATTTCACCTACGGCAGCATCACCAACTCGCTGTGGTCGGGCGTGCGCCGCGAACCGCGCGCCGCCCTGATCCGCTCCTTCACCGATTCTCTGGCGCTCTCGCTCTGTCCGCTCAGTTACGCCGTCGGCGGCGAAGGCTGGATCTCCGCCCTGCGCGCCCGCCAGTTCGCGCCCGCGCTCAGCCCGCTCGCCCATTATCTGGCGCCCGCGCTCGAACGCATCATGCCCTTCCGTTCCAGCACGGTCGACGTGGTCACGCGCCTGATGCCGCGCCTGATCGGGCGCCTGCGCCGCATCTCCGGGCTGCGCCCGCTGCCCAGCGACGCCAACTGGGTGCTCTGCCGCCTCGAACGCGACGACATCACCGCTCCCGAGCTGGCCGCTCAGCTGCGCCGGCGCTCCATCCTCATTCTGCCCTGTATCGACGAACGGCACTTCACGCTCGGCCTGCGCGTCCCCATCGAGACCGACCGTTTCATCAAGGCCGCGCGCGAGATCCTGATGCCGAAAACGAAAGCGTGA
- the rmuC gene encoding DNA recombination protein RmuC: METDILFLCYNDGKNAIFTKSGEHMENYLPWITAVCSLGAAVACVVFIFVQKRGRIATEDLLMELLQQELSDQSEEALRRNSEMRRELNETLRASSMSLTESVRVIGDLQADRIERLEKRSGDLNAAVDKRLESLRTDLLGLRRENQSQLEKIRAGVEERLQETIDKRLGSSFALVQRQLEAVQKGLGEMRSLAGSVGDLKRVLTNVKVRGSWGEVQLRAILEQILSPEQYAANVAIRPDSQERVEYAVRLPGDGEQARPVWLPIDSKFPLEDYHRLCDASQCGNEQAAGAARASLLKVLESEAKDVCEKYIAPPHSTDFALIFLPVEGLYAEVLRDPAAAERLQRKYRVVVAGPATLAALLSSLRMGFRTLAIQRRSGEVWELLASVRGEFGKFGEALDKARRQLNAAAASIEETGRRSRVLRRRLDAVEHLTDMTAFQPGGEENVEASEPEDRADS; the protein is encoded by the coding sequence ATGGAAACTGATATTTTATTTCTGTGCTACAATGACGGAAAGAACGCCATCTTTACGAAATCGGGAGAACACATGGAAAACTATCTGCCATGGATCACGGCGGTCTGCTCGCTGGGAGCGGCGGTCGCCTGCGTCGTTTTCATCTTTGTCCAGAAGCGCGGCCGCATCGCCACGGAGGACCTGCTCATGGAACTGCTCCAGCAGGAACTGTCCGACCAGAGCGAGGAGGCGCTGCGGCGAAATTCGGAAATGCGCCGCGAGCTGAACGAAACGCTGCGCGCCAGCTCGATGAGCCTCACCGAGTCGGTGCGCGTCATCGGCGACCTGCAGGCCGACCGCATCGAACGGCTGGAAAAACGCAGCGGCGACCTCAACGCCGCCGTGGACAAACGCCTCGAATCGCTGCGGACCGACCTGCTCGGACTGCGTCGGGAAAACCAGTCACAGCTGGAAAAGATCCGCGCCGGCGTGGAAGAGCGCCTGCAGGAGACCATCGACAAGCGTCTGGGCAGTTCCTTCGCGCTCGTGCAGCGGCAGCTCGAAGCCGTGCAGAAGGGGCTGGGCGAGATGCGCAGCCTGGCCGGCAGCGTCGGCGATCTCAAGCGCGTGCTCACCAACGTCAAGGTGCGCGGTTCCTGGGGCGAAGTGCAGCTGCGCGCCATCCTCGAACAGATCCTTTCGCCCGAGCAGTACGCCGCCAACGTGGCGATCCGCCCCGATTCGCAGGAGCGCGTCGAGTACGCCGTGCGCCTGCCGGGCGACGGCGAGCAGGCGCGTCCCGTGTGGCTGCCGATCGACAGCAAGTTCCCGCTGGAAGATTATCACCGCCTCTGCGACGCCTCGCAGTGCGGCAACGAACAGGCCGCTGGCGCGGCGCGCGCAAGCCTGCTCAAAGTGCTCGAAAGCGAGGCGAAAGACGTCTGCGAAAAGTATATCGCGCCGCCGCACAGCACCGACTTCGCCCTGATCTTCCTGCCCGTCGAAGGATTGTACGCCGAAGTGCTGCGCGACCCCGCCGCGGCCGAACGCCTGCAGCGCAAGTACCGCGTCGTCGTCGCCGGTCCCGCCACGCTGGCGGCCCTGCTCAGCAGCCTGCGCATGGGCTTCCGCACGCTGGCGATCCAGCGGCGCAGCGGCGAAGTGTGGGAACTCCTCGCCTCCGTGCGCGGCGAGTTCGGCAAGTTCGGCGAAGCCCTCGACAAAGCGAGGCGTCAGCTCAACGCCGCCGCCGCCTCCATCGAGGAGACCGGCCGCCGCAGCCGCGTCCTGCGCCGCCGCCTCGACGCCGTGGAACACCTCACTGACATGACCGCTTTTCAGCCCGGCGGCGAAGAAAATGTTGAAGCCTCCGAACCGGAAGATCGCGCCGATTCTTAA